The genomic segment CGATGCCCTGCGTCCGATGACGCGCCAGCAGCGCCTCGATGCGCGCCAGTTCCGGCGCCGGCAGCGACGCGTCGAGGAGCCCCGAGAGCGATCGCCGCATGAGCTGGAAGGCGGTCCACAGGATGTTTGCCGCGACGACGAGCGCGATCGTCGGATCGAGCCAGAGCCAGCCGCTGAGCCAGACGAGCGCGACCCCGACGATCACTCCGGCCGAGGTCCACACGTCGGTCATGAGGTGCTGCGCGTCGGCCTCGAGGCTGATCGAATCGTGCTCGCGGCCGACGCGCAGAAGGATGCGGGCGGTCGCCAGATTGATGGCTGATGCCAGCAGCGAAACCATCAGGCCGACGCCCACCTCCGCCAGCGGCTGCGGGTCGAGCAGCCTGACGAGCGCTGCGTAGCCGATGCTGATGGCTGCCAGCAGGATCAGGAAGCCTTCGAAGGCACTCGAGAAGTATTCGGCCTTGCTGTACCCGTAAGCATGTTCCTCATCGGCCGGCAGTGCTGCCAGGGTCAGCATCCACAGAGCCATCAGTGCGCCGACGAGGTTCACCAAGGATTCGATGGCGTCGGAGAGCAGGCCGACCGATCCGGTCAGCCACCACGCCACGCCCTTGAGCGCGATCGTCAGCGTCGCTGCGCCGATCGACAGCCAAGCGTAGCGGGTCAGTGACGCCCTGCTCACGACATCTTTGGTCATCCTGCCGGCTGGCGGCATGAGCTGGCGATCCTCATTGCGGTGCGCTCTCCTCCTGGCTGGGGACCCGCCAGCCGCCGGCGGCCCGCAGTGCTGGACGCAGGCGGCGACTGCCTTCCGGCGGGTAGCATACCACCGCAATGGGCAGCCACCATCATCAGTCTATCGCACGGACAGCGCCAAGCTGGCGAAAAGGGTGGTATCGGAAACGGCGCGCAGCCCACGTCGGCAGCCATCCCTGTCCACCGCCGCGACCGGCGGCAGGAGGGTGAAGCTCCGGTCTGCTGCCGCGATTCAACTTGCCTGTCGGCAATTGAGCGGCCGCAAGCTCGGCGTAAGGAAGCCGCCGCAGAATGCTGGTTGGCGGTGCACCCGCCGCCCGTGGCAGCGCGCTCGTGGTGGGCGCGCGTCATGCTGTCTGGCTGCCCCCGATTGCGGTCGCGCGCGCCGTCACTGGTCCGTCTGCCCTCTGGCCCATGATGTGCCGCGCCGTCTTCCGCAGCTTCCCGAGTGCTCCTGCCATGACGATTCGTCGATGATCGACTTCGAGGATCCCTTCTTCGTTCTGGGCGTTGCCCGGGAGGCATCGCGCGAGGAGATAAAGGGCGCCTACCGTCGCCTGGCGATGCGCTGGCATCCGGATCGCAATCCTTCGCCGGCGGCTGCGGTCGAGTTCAAGCGGGTTCATGCCGCCTACGAACTGCTGCTCGACGACGAAAGGCTGGCCGTTTGGCAGCAGGCTCAGCGCAGCCCCGCGGCAGATCGCGCCAGCGATCGCGCGGCGGCCGGCGATGATCTCCTGCAGTCGTTGACGCTGACTCTCGAGCAGGCGGCAGCGGGTTGCCAGCGTACCGTGGAGCTGCTGCATCGCGTTCGCTGCAGCGCGTGCACCGGCAGTGGCCGCGTCCAGCACAGTCACTCGGTACCCTGTCCTGCCTGCAGTGGTTGCGGCAGGGTGGTGCGAGCCGGCGGCAGGACCGGCCGTTGCGACAACTGCGGTGGCCGCGGCTACCTGCGCGAGACGGTCTGCACCGACTGCGCCGGCAGCGGCTGGCGAAACGAAGCGCGTACCCTCGTGGTGACCGTGCCAGCCGCACTGCTCGCCGGCGAGCGCCTCCGCCTGGCGCGGCAGGCACCATTGCCAGCGGGGGACGAGTCGAGGATCGCCGGCGATCTCTACCTCGAGATCAGCCTGCTGACGCATGAATTGTTCGACCTCGCCGGACCGGATCTGCATTGCCGGGTTCCGGTGAGCATCTTCCGCCTGCTCAGCGGCGGTCGCATCGAGATACCGACCCTCAGCGGCACGACGTGGATCGATCTGCCGCCATGGCCGGCGACTGCCGGCGGACATCGTCTGCCCGGTCTGGGTTTCCCCGGCAAGGGAGTGCGTGCTGCCGGCGACCTGGTGCTGCACCCGGAAGCGATCCATCCGCAAGTTGCAGCGCGCGAAGACTGCCAGTTGCTCGAACTGCTCGAGTGGCGACTCGCCAGCGATCTCGAGCTGCGGGCGCCGCTCCTCGCCGACTGGCAAGAGCGGCTGCGCGCACGCCGGGACGCACCACTCGTGTGAGAGCGGGTCAATGGCGACGGCCGATGGTGGTCAGGTAGGGCAGTGCCAGGAAGGGCCAGAGACTGGCCATCCAGCGCGTCAGGCCATTGAAGTTGAGGAAATGACCCTGTTTCCAGGCTGCCAGTGCCGCTTCGGAGTACGGGTTTGCCGGCGTCAGGTTGACCAGCGCCGTGCCCACCATCAGCGCCAGACCGGCCAACGCCAAGCGCATCGATGCCGGCAGGAGCAGGCTCAGGGTGAGCAGGACACCGCCGATCAGCAAGCCGACCTCGGCGCCGGGAGTCAGCCAGGCGAACGCCTCCTGCGGCGCGACCAGCACCGCTGCCGCCAACGTCCGGATCACCAGCGCGAGGGCGAACAAGGCGAGCAGCGCCAGGTGCGTCGGCGACCCATCGGCGAGCAGGCTCCGGGCAAAGAGGCCGATGACGACGGTGTTGCAGCCGATGATCGCCGCCTCGAGGACGAAGAAAGAGTGTGCGGCATAGGGGACGGCCGGCGTCAGCGCGAGCACGTTGCGCAGGTCGCCGGTGCCGAAGAGCAGCGTCTCCGGAGACGACTGGGTCAGCAGCCAGACACCGAGCAGCACGAGACCGAGTTCGACCTGCTCGCTCGGCGCGAGCAGCTCCTGCTGCAGGCTGGCAACGCGGCGCAGGATGCGCTTGCCGTTCCAGGCGCCGAGCAGCGCCCCGATTGCCGTCCCGGCGGCGTTGCAGGCGAGATCGAGATTCGACGGCACGCGGGCCGGAAGCCAGTTCTGCAGGCACTCGAGGCCGAGACTGAGCAGGCCGCCGATGAGCACCGCCGCCGCCACCGCCGACGCACGCCCGCCGGGCAGGTGGCGCAGTGCAAGGGTCAGCAGAAAGCCCAGCGGCAGGTAGGCGAGGACATTGACGGCGAGGTCGAAAACGGTCCAGTAGCGCGGCCAGCCGGCAGCGAGGAAGTCCAGCGGGGCAACGCCGAGATCACGCCAGTTGGTGAAGGGGTAGAGGCTGGCGTAGCCGATCAGCACCAGATAGGCCAACGCCAGGTACAGTGGCAGGCGTGTCGGTCGCGGGAGTGCCCGACCGGTGCGCGCGGCGCCGGCCGTCGGGCCGCCGGCCGGGTCGGGGATCAGCGCCGCAGTAGCGTCTGCCCGCGCCTGGCGCTCACTTCCTGTCATGCTGGTGCAGGCCGGTCGCGTGGTGCGTCTGGGCGGCTGCACGGTGGTGCATGCGGGCATGCAGGTCATGCGCCCGAGTCGGCTCGCCGATGCGCTGCGGCAACAGTGAGCCGACGATCATGCCGAGCATGCTGACCGCAAGCCCGATCAGCTGCGCGGGAACCAACGGCGCTTCGACGAGCAGCTCGATCAGCAGCCAAGAGGCGAGACCGCCGACGATTGCCGTCAGAGCCCCCTGGGTGGTCGCACGCCGCCAGTAGGCACCGAAGAACAACGGTACGAAGGCGCCGGCAAGGGTCACCTTGTAGGCATTCTCGACCATCTTGAAGATCGAGGCTTCGGAATTCAGCGCGAAGGTGAGGACGATGGCGGCGAAGCAGACCAGTGTCAGGCGCATGATGCGCAGGAAAGCGTGGTCACCGATCGTTGGAAAGAAGTTGCGAACGATGTTCTCCGAGAATGCCACCGAGGGTGCCAGCAGGGTCGCCGACGAGCAGCTCATGATTGCCGACAGGACGGCGCCGAAGAAGATGGCCTGCGCGAAGACCGGCGTGTGTTCGAGAACCAGTGTCGGCAGGACCAGTTGCGCATCGCTTTCGATCAAGGCGTTGAACTGCGCCGGATTGATCAGGGTCGCGGCGTAAGCGATGAACATCGGCACGAAGGTGAAGCAGAAGTAGAGGCCGCCACCGAGGATCGAGGCGTAGATCGCGATCTTCGCCGTCCGTGCCGAAGTGACGCGCTGGAAGACGTCCTGCTGCGGGATCGAGCCGAGCATCATCGTCATCCAGGCGGCGATGAACGCCAGCCACTCGGCGGCACCGGCGTCGGGGAAGAAGTCGAGCTTGCCGGCTGCCGCCGCCTGCCCGACGACGACCTCGACACCGCCGCTGATGCCGGCAATCAGGTGGGCGATGTAGAGCATGCCGCCCATGACCACGCTGATCTGGACGAAGTCGAGCACCGCAACCGACAGCATGCCGCCGAAGGTGGTATAGGTCAGGACGACCAGGGTGCCGAGAATCATGCCGGCGGGCGGTGGAATCGCGCCATCGGTGACGACGCTGAAGACGAGGCCGAGGGCCTTGATCTGCGCCGAGACCCAGCCAAGGTAGGAAGCGACGATGCACAGCGTCGTCAGCACCTCGACCGTGCGGTTGTAGCGCAGGCGGAAGAAGTCGCCCAGGGTCAGGATGTTGAGCCGGTACAGCGTCGTGCCGTAGAAGATGCCGGCTATCACCAGGCACAGGCTGGCGCCAAAGGGATCGGCGACGACGCCGCGCAGGCCGTCCTTGACGAAGGTCGCGGAAACGCCGAAGACCGCTTCGGCGCCGAACCAGGTGGCGAAGACCGTGGCGGTCACCACCGGCAGCGGCAGCGAGCGCCCGGCGACGGCGAAGTCCTTGGTGTTGTGCACGCGCGTCGCGGCGTACAGCCCGATGGCAATGGACACCAGCAGGTAGATGACGACGAACCAGATCAGCATGTTGAAGCCCAGTTTGCGCAAGTGGTCATGCCGGCGGCGCGCCACGGGCTGGTGGGCGTGCGATGTCGCCCGGCGTTGCCGTTGCCGCGCCCGCTTGCCGACGCCCGTGCGGCGCTTTTGCGCGGTATTATGCCAAAAAGGAGCGTGCAGCACGATCAGTGAAGGGGAGGGCATGCGCGAAACGGTGACGATCGCCAGCCAGCGACGAGAGCAACTGCTGGACATCACGCATCAGGTGGCGGCAGTGGTGGCGCGGAGTGGCATCCGCGACGGCTTGGTGTCGCTGTACGCGCAAGGCGCGACCTGCGCCATCATGATCCAGGAGAACTGGGACGAGAGCGTCCAGCTGGACGTGGTCAACCTGCTGCAGCGGCTGATTCCCCGTGGCGTCTGGCTGCACGACGAGCAGGACGGCAATGGCGACGCGCACCTCAAGGCGGGGTTGGTCGGGCCGTCGGAGACGATCCCGCTGATCGACGGCCGGCTCGGCCTGTCGCGCTGGCAGAACATCTTCCTCTGCGAGTTCGACGGGCCGCGTCGCGAGCGCCGCGTCGTGTGCACGGTGATCGCCGATGCCTGACCGACTGTGTGCGAAAGGCGCAGCAGCGCCGCGCGGCAGAGCAGACGGTGTAACCGGCGGCCCTTGCCGTCGCCGGGCTAGCGCGATTCCTTGATCATGCGGCCGAAGCTCGGCTGGATCGGGCGCGCATTGTGCCGGTAGAGGCGTGCGAAGATCGCCAGCTGTTCAGCCGAAATCTGTTGCGGTTGCCGCAGCACGAGCCACAGGACGCCCTCGCTGCAGGGCGGCGTGGTCAGCGACCCCATGTAGGTGTAGTAACTCCGCTCGGCCGGCAGCAGTTGTGCGAGGTCGATGCTCAATCCGGGGGGCATCACGTACTCCCCCTTCTCCAGCGGCAGGTTGTTCCAGACCGTCTGGATCAGCGGATGCTCCATGCCCTTCTCGAGCAGGATGGCGACGACCGCCAGGCGGCCGTCTTCCGAACGATGCACGAGATGCGCCACCATGTCGAAGGACTTGCCGTCGACGCGCTCCTCCGACGGCCGGTGGAAGTGGAACTGGACGAGGTCGTAGCTCTTGCCGAGCAGGCTGATGCTGCTGCCACCGACCTCGACCTGGACGGTGTGCCCGTTGTCGACGACGCGAAACTCAGATGGACGATAGCGGAACTGGATCGGCTCGAGATCGACGCGGAAGCCGTCGCGAATGTCGATCGGCGACTGGCGCATGCCGGAGGCGCAAAGGGCGTACTCGGGCTTCAGCTTTCCCCAGTGCTCGGGAGCGGTGTCCCCCTCGTACGACCAGTGAGCCGATCGGGCCGGCCGCACGCTGCCGGCAGGCTCGGGGCGCACGACCGGCTGCGCCCTGCCGGCACGTGGCGCGTCGGCACCCGGCTCGGCCCGCGCGAGCGGCGCCTGGCGCACCGGCCGCGGCGTCGGCCCGGTGCTGGCAGCCGGGCCAGCGGGCTGCGGACGTCGGCTCTCGCCCTCGGGCTTCTCGGCTGCTGGTGGCGGCGTCGGCAGGTTGGCACGGCGGACATCGTTCTGCAGCAGAGCCTCGTTCGCCTTGCGCAGTTCGCCAGTCGCCTCATTGACCCGGTCGGCCGTGCGACGGGCGGCGAGGGCCGCTTCGCCGCCCGCCTTCGGCCGACACACCTCGCGCAGCAGCTTGTCGTCGAGCATTCCCGAGCGCACCGGCATGTCGACCTGCACCTTGACCTCATCCTCGCGCAACAGCTGGCCTTCCTCCTTGAAGTAGCTGCGCTTGAGCGTGCTGTAGCTGCGCGCCGCGCAGTCGTAGCTGCTCAGCGCCTGGACGATGCGGTACGCCGACGAGGTCTTCGGATCGATGATCGGCTTCTCGAGGATGATGCGGCCGAGGGCAACGGTTCGTCCGCGCTCGTCACGGGTGATGCTGCTGCGGTCGATCTCGATCCGCTTGCCCGGCTCGGACGAGATCACCTGCCACGCGGCCGGTGCGACGGGCGGCGCCAGCATGATCAGGGCTGTGAAGATGATTCTGCTGTGTGGCTGCATCCGACGGCTCCGTGGAGTGGTTCCATACAACAGTGAGTTCACGGCACCAGCGGAGCGTTCTTTAACGTGAAAGTCGCGTCCGCGACTCGCGAATCTCCCTTCTCCCGCACACGGGCGAAGCGCCGGGGATGCGGCAAGCGGTCATGGCTTCCATCATCCGGGGTATGTCGACGGTCATGACCGTTGGCCGCGCGCTTCGGCGGGCGGTGGCAGGGACCCGC from the Accumulibacter sp. genome contains:
- a CDS encoding sodium:solute symporter family protein, with protein sequence MLIWFVVIYLLVSIAIGLYAATRVHNTKDFAVAGRSLPLPVVTATVFATWFGAEAVFGVSATFVKDGLRGVVADPFGASLCLVIAGIFYGTTLYRLNILTLGDFFRLRYNRTVEVLTTLCIVASYLGWVSAQIKALGLVFSVVTDGAIPPPAGMILGTLVVLTYTTFGGMLSVAVLDFVQISVVMGGMLYIAHLIAGISGGVEVVVGQAAAAGKLDFFPDAGAAEWLAFIAAWMTMMLGSIPQQDVFQRVTSARTAKIAIYASILGGGLYFCFTFVPMFIAYAATLINPAQFNALIESDAQLVLPTLVLEHTPVFAQAIFFGAVLSAIMSCSSATLLAPSVAFSENIVRNFFPTIGDHAFLRIMRLTLVCFAAIVLTFALNSEASIFKMVENAYKVTLAGAFVPLFFGAYWRRATTQGALTAIVGGLASWLLIELLVEAPLVPAQLIGLAVSMLGMIVGSLLPQRIGEPTRAHDLHARMHHRAAAQTHHATGLHQHDRK
- a CDS encoding VanZ family protein, with product MTGSERQARADATAALIPDPAGGPTAGAARTGRALPRPTRLPLYLALAYLVLIGYASLYPFTNWRDLGVAPLDFLAAGWPRYWTVFDLAVNVLAYLPLGFLLTLALRHLPGGRASAVAAAVLIGGLLSLGLECLQNWLPARVPSNLDLACNAAGTAIGALLGAWNGKRILRRVASLQQELLAPSEQVELGLVLLGVWLLTQSSPETLLFGTGDLRNVLALTPAVPYAAHSFFVLEAAIIGCNTVVIGLFARSLLADGSPTHLALLALFALALVIRTLAAAVLVAPQEAFAWLTPGAEVGLLIGGVLLTLSLLLPASMRLALAGLALMVGTALVNLTPANPYSEAALAAWKQGHFLNFNGLTRWMASLWPFLALPYLTTIGRRH
- a CDS encoding secondary thiamine-phosphate synthase enzyme YjbQ, translating into MRETVTIASQRREQLLDITHQVAAVVARSGIRDGLVSLYAQGATCAIMIQENWDESVQLDVVNLLQRLIPRGVWLHDEQDGNGDAHLKAGLVGPSETIPLIDGRLGLSRWQNIFLCEFDGPRRERRVVCTVIADA
- a CDS encoding cation diffusion facilitator family transporter; amino-acid sequence: MTKDVVSRASLTRYAWLSIGAATLTIALKGVAWWLTGSVGLLSDAIESLVNLVGALMALWMLTLAALPADEEHAYGYSKAEYFSSAFEGFLILLAAISIGYAALVRLLDPQPLAEVGVGLMVSLLASAINLATARILLRVGREHDSISLEADAQHLMTDVWTSAGVIVGVALVWLSGWLWLDPTIALVVAANILWTAFQLMRRSLSGLLDASLPAPELARIEALLARHRTQGIAFHALRTRRAGSRSFVSLHVLVPGQWTVQQGHDRVERIEDEIRELLPRAHVTTHLEPLEDPLSMSDQDLERRPRSRIASP
- a CDS encoding DnaJ C-terminal domain-containing protein, which produces MIDFEDPFFVLGVAREASREEIKGAYRRLAMRWHPDRNPSPAAAVEFKRVHAAYELLLDDERLAVWQQAQRSPAADRASDRAAAGDDLLQSLTLTLEQAAAGCQRTVELLHRVRCSACTGSGRVQHSHSVPCPACSGCGRVVRAGGRTGRCDNCGGRGYLRETVCTDCAGSGWRNEARTLVVTVPAALLAGERLRLARQAPLPAGDESRIAGDLYLEISLLTHELFDLAGPDLHCRVPVSIFRLLSGGRIEIPTLSGTTWIDLPPWPATAGGHRLPGLGFPGKGVRAAGDLVLHPEAIHPQVAAREDCQLLELLEWRLASDLELRAPLLADWQERLRARRDAPLV
- a CDS encoding carbonic anhydrase; this encodes MQPHSRIIFTALIMLAPPVAPAAWQVISSEPGKRIEIDRSSITRDERGRTVALGRIILEKPIIDPKTSSAYRIVQALSSYDCAARSYSTLKRSYFKEEGQLLREDEVKVQVDMPVRSGMLDDKLLREVCRPKAGGEAALAARRTADRVNEATGELRKANEALLQNDVRRANLPTPPPAAEKPEGESRRPQPAGPAASTGPTPRPVRQAPLARAEPGADAPRAGRAQPVVRPEPAGSVRPARSAHWSYEGDTAPEHWGKLKPEYALCASGMRQSPIDIRDGFRVDLEPIQFRYRPSEFRVVDNGHTVQVEVGGSSISLLGKSYDLVQFHFHRPSEERVDGKSFDMVAHLVHRSEDGRLAVVAILLEKGMEHPLIQTVWNNLPLEKGEYVMPPGLSIDLAQLLPAERSYYTYMGSLTTPPCSEGVLWLVLRQPQQISAEQLAIFARLYRHNARPIQPSFGRMIKESR